The following proteins are encoded in a genomic region of Planococcus lenghuensis:
- a CDS encoding TRAP transporter substrate-binding protein, whose amino-acid sequence MKKKMGFVSVMLTGAVALTGCSEEEASGGAEGGEEIYTLQAGHSLPVDHPYQIAFEEMAADIEERTDGQVIIEVFANSEIGAERELVEGLTLGTVDMAVSSTAPITNFVPELEVLDVPFIFQSRDAAVEVLQGEIGDDLAAQMEEQGIILLSWGENGYRHVTNAIRPVETPADLEGLKIRTQENEIHLAAFEALGAQPTPMAWTEALTALQQGVVDAQENPAIVADQFNLYEANQEFMTLTGHVYSVAAFLLSAQTYEELPEDLREIVIEEGQEAGARQRELIIEMEAESLQNLKDQGVQIIEEVDLAPFQEAVQPVYEQIEHEELLNRIIEVQ is encoded by the coding sequence ATGAAGAAAAAGATGGGGTTCGTTTCAGTAATGCTGACCGGTGCAGTAGCGCTGACAGGCTGCAGTGAAGAAGAAGCGAGTGGCGGTGCAGAAGGCGGCGAGGAAATTTATACGCTCCAAGCCGGGCACTCTCTTCCGGTTGACCACCCTTATCAGATTGCATTTGAAGAAATGGCTGCCGATATCGAAGAACGGACGGACGGACAGGTAATCATCGAAGTTTTTGCAAACAGTGAAATCGGTGCGGAACGTGAATTGGTCGAGGGACTTACCTTGGGGACTGTCGATATGGCGGTTTCGTCCACTGCGCCAATCACTAACTTTGTTCCTGAATTGGAAGTGCTGGATGTCCCGTTTATTTTCCAGAGCCGCGATGCGGCTGTTGAAGTGCTGCAAGGCGAGATTGGTGATGACCTGGCGGCGCAGATGGAAGAGCAGGGAATCATCTTATTATCGTGGGGAGAAAATGGTTACCGCCATGTAACGAATGCGATCCGGCCAGTCGAAACGCCAGCAGATCTGGAAGGACTGAAGATACGGACACAGGAAAATGAAATTCATCTTGCTGCATTTGAAGCGCTCGGTGCTCAGCCTACGCCGATGGCTTGGACAGAAGCGCTCACCGCCCTTCAACAAGGCGTTGTAGATGCCCAGGAAAATCCGGCGATTGTGGCAGATCAATTCAATTTATACGAAGCGAACCAGGAATTCATGACCTTGACAGGTCATGTCTATTCAGTTGCCGCTTTCCTTTTAAGTGCTCAAACATACGAAGAACTGCCGGAAGATTTGCGCGAAATCGTTATTGAAGAGGGGCAGGAAGCGGGGGCGCGACAGCGGGAACTTATCATCGAGATGGAAGCTGAATCGCTGCAGAATTTGAAAGACCAAGGTGTGCAGATCATTGAAGAAGTAGACTTGGCACCCTTCCAGGAAGCTGTTCAGCCGGTTTACGAGCAGATCGAGCATGAGGAACTGCTGAACCGGATTATTGAAGTCCAATAA
- a CDS encoding ammonium transporter has product MLKKIALINLLLATIGSPAYAAAPTVESLELSVNLVWVMLAAFLVFFMHAGFAMVETGFTRSKNALNILMKNFLTVSIAAILFFAVGFGLMFGDTISGLIGSTAFMLNGYGDIAFFVFQAMFAATCATIISGAVAERMKLSSYLLLTVAMTAVIYPLVGHWIWNGGWLAELGFTDFAGSTVVHLTGAVGAIVAVLFLGPRIGKYSGKKVNVIPAHNIPMGALGVFILWLGWFGFNGGSTLAADPSLVPSVIATTLLSTSAALIAAALYTQFRFGKIDPSISLNGVLGGLVGITAGCAEISLGGSIIVGLVSGVVLVEGIRFLETKAKVDDPVGAIAVHGICGIWGTLAVGLFSTSTGLFYTGSFAQLGVQAIGIVAVIVWVSAAAGLFIFALSRFSSIRVSEEEELAGLDFAEHGSNAYELKETLLSGGAAARMGEGDVTTGLAFRLNSLNGTPKKRKMT; this is encoded by the coding sequence ATGCTGAAGAAGATTGCGTTAATTAATCTGTTACTGGCAACAATTGGGTCACCGGCGTATGCGGCAGCTCCGACAGTTGAATCTCTGGAGTTATCGGTAAACCTTGTATGGGTTATGCTGGCTGCTTTTCTGGTGTTTTTCATGCATGCGGGATTTGCGATGGTGGAAACCGGCTTCACCCGTTCCAAAAACGCCCTGAATATTTTGATGAAGAATTTTTTGACCGTCAGTATTGCCGCGATTCTGTTTTTCGCTGTCGGCTTCGGATTGATGTTCGGTGACACAATCAGCGGATTGATCGGAAGTACAGCGTTCATGCTGAACGGATATGGAGATATTGCATTTTTCGTTTTCCAGGCTATGTTTGCTGCCACGTGCGCTACGATCATTTCCGGCGCTGTTGCAGAGCGGATGAAATTATCGAGTTATTTGCTGCTGACTGTCGCGATGACAGCTGTAATTTATCCGCTCGTCGGTCACTGGATCTGGAACGGTGGCTGGCTGGCTGAATTGGGCTTTACAGATTTCGCAGGTTCAACAGTCGTCCATTTGACTGGCGCGGTCGGTGCGATCGTTGCCGTGCTGTTCCTGGGACCGCGGATTGGAAAATATAGCGGAAAAAAAGTGAATGTGATTCCGGCACATAACATTCCGATGGGCGCACTCGGCGTCTTTATCCTGTGGCTTGGCTGGTTCGGCTTCAACGGGGGAAGCACATTGGCGGCGGATCCGTCACTCGTGCCGAGTGTCATTGCAACTACACTTCTTTCAACGTCAGCGGCGCTTATTGCGGCAGCTCTCTATACACAATTCCGGTTTGGCAAGATTGACCCTTCCATCTCATTGAACGGTGTGCTCGGCGGGCTCGTCGGAATCACGGCTGGCTGCGCAGAAATTTCGCTTGGCGGGTCCATCATTGTCGGACTGGTCTCCGGCGTTGTCCTTGTGGAAGGAATCCGGTTCCTTGAAACGAAGGCGAAAGTCGATGATCCGGTCGGTGCGATTGCGGTCCACGGCATCTGCGGAATTTGGGGTACACTGGCAGTCGGGTTGTTCTCAACTTCCACCGGTCTTTTCTACACAGGGAGCTTTGCGCAATTAGGCGTACAGGCAATCGGTATTGTGGCGGTGATCGTCTGGGTTTCGGCTGCTGCTGGTCTGTTCATTTTCGCGCTTTCACGCTTCTCATCAATCCGTGTATCAGAGGAAGAGGAACTTGCAGGTCTTGATTTTGCGGAACACGGGTCCAACGCTTATGAATTGAAAGAAACGTTGCTGTCAGGAGGCGCTGCAGCCCGTATGGGTGAAGGTGATGTCACCACGGGGCTGGCGTTCAGACTGAACAGCTTAAACGGAACACCTAAAAAAAGAAAAATGACTTGA
- a CDS encoding AAA family ATPase produces the protein MSAKEQLDKVLDNIEKVIIGKREVAELSLAALLAGGHVLLEDVPGVGKTMMVRALAKSMGAKFKRIQFTPDLLPSDVIGVSIYNPKDLEFHFRPGPIMGNIVLADEINRTSPKTQSSLLEGMEEGSITVDGETMVIPKPFFVMATQNPIEYEGTYPLPEAQLDRFLLKLRMGYPSREEEMEVLNRSSTTVSIDELEPVMSLEELLQIQQLVKTVKVDETIRSYIVDLALHTREESYVYLGVSPRGSIALMKAAQAYALLSGRDFVKPDDVQYLAKFVFQHRVILRPEARYDGVTAEEIVERIITRTRIPVKRLAGR, from the coding sequence ATGAGCGCGAAAGAACAGCTGGATAAAGTGCTGGATAATATAGAAAAGGTAATAATCGGCAAGCGGGAAGTCGCGGAACTCAGCTTGGCGGCACTTCTGGCAGGCGGACATGTCTTATTGGAGGATGTGCCGGGAGTCGGAAAAACCATGATGGTGCGCGCGCTGGCTAAATCGATGGGTGCAAAATTCAAGCGGATCCAATTTACGCCGGATTTGCTACCATCCGACGTTATTGGCGTTTCCATCTATAATCCGAAAGATCTTGAATTCCACTTCCGTCCAGGGCCGATTATGGGCAATATTGTGCTTGCGGATGAAATCAACCGAACCTCGCCGAAAACGCAGTCATCGCTCCTGGAAGGCATGGAAGAAGGGAGTATCACGGTCGACGGTGAAACGATGGTTATTCCAAAGCCGTTTTTCGTAATGGCGACTCAGAACCCAATCGAGTATGAAGGGACGTATCCGTTGCCGGAGGCGCAGCTGGATCGCTTTTTACTGAAACTGCGGATGGGGTATCCCAGCCGGGAGGAGGAAATGGAAGTGTTGAACCGCTCGAGTACAACCGTATCAATCGATGAATTGGAGCCGGTTATGTCACTTGAAGAACTCCTGCAGATTCAGCAATTAGTGAAGACGGTGAAAGTTGACGAGACGATCCGCAGCTATATTGTAGATCTTGCTCTCCATACCCGTGAAGAATCCTATGTATATCTGGGCGTGAGTCCCCGCGGATCAATTGCCCTTATGAAAGCGGCTCAGGCGTATGCACTTCTTTCCGGCCGCGATTTTGTCAAACCGGATGATGTACAGTACCTGGCGAAATTTGTATTTCAGCACCGGGTCATTCTGCGTCCTGAAGCACGGTATGACGGTGTGACAGCAGAAGAAATCGTAGAGCGGATTATCACAAGAACGCGGATTCCGGTGAAGCGGCTGGCGGGCCGATGA
- a CDS encoding NAD-dependent deacylase has translation MISDWLADAKHTVVFTGAGMSTESGLPDFRSANRGLWEQKDPSQVASITALETNPEEFIAFYRKRILGVNEYKPHAGHFILADWEKRGLVQSIITQNVDGFHQQAGSSSVAELHGTLRAVHCQNCGSSFESQAFMDGAEQCPVCSGRLRPSVVLFGEMLPEAPFDMAVDEAMNATLFIVLGSSLSVSPANQFPLIAKDNGARLVIINREPTPFDEYADAVIHDRNIGDVLSEWDEQLKRC, from the coding sequence ATGATTTCCGATTGGCTCGCTGATGCCAAACACACAGTCGTATTCACAGGGGCCGGCATGTCCACCGAAAGCGGCCTTCCTGATTTCCGGTCTGCCAATCGGGGCCTGTGGGAGCAAAAGGACCCCAGCCAAGTAGCGAGCATCACGGCACTTGAAACCAATCCGGAGGAATTTATTGCGTTTTACCGAAAACGGATACTAGGTGTAAACGAATACAAGCCGCACGCCGGTCATTTTATTTTGGCTGACTGGGAAAAACGGGGCCTTGTGCAATCCATCATCACTCAAAATGTGGACGGTTTCCACCAGCAGGCCGGCAGTTCCAGTGTCGCCGAATTGCATGGCACATTGCGCGCCGTGCATTGCCAGAACTGCGGCTCTTCTTTTGAAAGCCAGGCATTCATGGATGGCGCGGAACAATGTCCGGTCTGCAGCGGCAGGTTGCGCCCTTCTGTTGTTCTGTTCGGTGAAATGCTGCCCGAGGCACCGTTTGATATGGCGGTCGACGAAGCAATGAATGCCACATTATTCATCGTGCTCGGCTCCTCCCTGAGCGTATCCCCCGCCAACCAATTTCCGCTGATCGCCAAAGATAACGGCGCCCGCCTGGTCATTATCAACCGGGAACCGACACCATTTGACGAATATGCGGATGCGGTTATTCATGATCGGAATATCGGCGATGTGCTGAGTGAATGGGATGAACAGCTGAAGCGTTGTTAA
- the nadE gene encoding ammonia-dependent NAD(+) synthetase, translating into MTLQQQIIEEMDVQPTIDPKKENERSIAFMKDYLKAHPFLKGFVLGISGGQDSTLVGRLAQMAVDQLNEEQGGGYAFYALRLPYGEQFDEEDAQDALDFIQPTQVYTVNIKEAVDAAERALETEGIEISDFIKGNDKARERMKVQYAVAAAKSSAVLGTDHAAEAITGFYTKYGDGAADLVPLHRLNKRQGRAMLKELGAPEHLYNKIPTADLEEDRPAIPDEVALGLTYENIDDYLEGKTIPKEAQEKLENYYLKTRHKRHLPVTVFDDFWKS; encoded by the coding sequence ATGACATTACAGCAGCAGATCATTGAAGAAATGGATGTGCAGCCGACCATCGATCCTAAAAAGGAAAATGAACGTTCCATTGCGTTCATGAAAGATTACTTAAAAGCCCATCCGTTTTTAAAGGGATTTGTCCTCGGGATTTCCGGCGGTCAGGATTCAACGCTCGTCGGACGACTGGCGCAGATGGCGGTCGATCAGTTGAACGAAGAACAAGGGGGCGGTTATGCATTTTATGCGCTTCGCCTGCCCTATGGCGAACAATTTGACGAAGAAGACGCTCAGGATGCCCTCGATTTTATCCAGCCGACACAGGTGTATACGGTTAATATAAAAGAAGCGGTGGATGCAGCGGAGCGAGCGCTGGAAACGGAAGGCATTGAAATCAGCGACTTCATCAAAGGGAATGATAAAGCCCGTGAACGGATGAAAGTGCAGTATGCGGTTGCGGCGGCTAAGAGTTCCGCAGTCCTCGGAACCGACCATGCGGCTGAAGCCATCACGGGTTTTTATACAAAATACGGCGATGGTGCTGCAGACCTTGTGCCGCTTCACCGGCTGAACAAACGGCAGGGGCGCGCGATGCTGAAAGAGCTTGGAGCTCCTGAACATCTGTACAATAAAATCCCGACAGCTGACTTGGAGGAAGACCGTCCGGCGATCCCGGATGAAGTTGCACTCGGTTTGACCTATGAGAACATTGATGACTACCTTGAAGGGAAAACCATTCCGAAAGAAGCGCAGGAAAAACTTGAAAATTATTATTTAAAGACCCGGCATAAGCGTCATTTACCGGTAACCGTCTTCGATGACTTCTGGAAATCCTAA
- the ilvD gene encoding dihydroxy-acid dehydratase, with translation MEKDLRINSKVFSEGPMKAPNRAMLRAVGLNDEDFKKPMIGIASTWSEVTPCNIHIHDLAVSAKKGAREAGGVPFIFNTITVSDGISMGTEGMRYSLPSRDVIADSIETVVGAESLDGLVAIGGCDKNIPGCLIAIANSEVPAVFVYGGTISPGVHDGQNIDIVSVFEGVGRHNNGDIPTEELRQIECRACPGAGSCGGMYTANTMASAAEAMGMSLPGSSSNPAEAEVKLKDCAAAGAAVYGLLEKGIYPKDIMTKEAFENAITVVMALGGSTNAILHLLSIAHAVEVDLTIDDFNRMQEKVPHIADLKPSGKYVMEDLHRVGGVQAVMKLLLKEGYLHGNCMTVTGKTVAENLQDAPDLTEGQQVIMPIDNPKRKDGPLIVLKGNLSPAGAVAKVSGVKVKRHTGPARVFNTEKEATAAVMANEINDGDVLVIRYVGPKGGPGMPEMLSISAILVGKGKGESVALLTDGRFSGGTHGLVVGHIAPEAQAGGPIALVQEGDQVTIDSDKREISMDVSDAELEERRKNWTAPPLYRKGVLGKYAHNVSCSSKGAVTDFLDR, from the coding sequence ATGGAAAAAGATTTACGGATTAACAGCAAGGTGTTCAGTGAAGGACCCATGAAAGCGCCAAACCGGGCGATGCTGCGGGCGGTTGGGCTTAATGACGAGGATTTTAAAAAACCGATGATCGGTATTGCGAGCACATGGAGCGAAGTTACGCCATGCAATATACATATCCACGATTTGGCTGTCAGTGCCAAAAAAGGCGCACGGGAAGCAGGCGGTGTGCCTTTCATTTTTAATACAATTACTGTCTCTGACGGTATTTCAATGGGCACGGAAGGGATGCGGTATTCGCTGCCGAGCCGGGATGTCATTGCAGACTCGATTGAAACTGTGGTGGGGGCTGAAAGCCTGGATGGTCTTGTGGCGATCGGCGGCTGTGACAAGAATATTCCGGGATGTCTGATTGCAATCGCCAATTCAGAAGTGCCGGCTGTCTTCGTGTATGGGGGAACTATTTCACCAGGCGTCCACGATGGCCAGAACATTGATATTGTTTCCGTTTTTGAAGGAGTGGGCCGTCACAATAATGGTGACATTCCAACTGAGGAATTGCGCCAGATCGAATGCCGTGCCTGTCCGGGTGCGGGTTCATGCGGCGGCATGTACACAGCGAACACAATGGCATCCGCAGCTGAAGCGATGGGCATGAGCCTGCCGGGCAGTTCATCCAATCCCGCAGAAGCGGAAGTGAAACTGAAGGACTGCGCAGCTGCAGGGGCAGCGGTCTATGGATTGCTGGAAAAAGGGATTTATCCGAAAGACATCATGACAAAAGAAGCGTTCGAAAACGCCATCACGGTTGTCATGGCACTTGGCGGATCAACTAATGCGATTCTCCACCTGCTATCGATCGCGCACGCAGTCGAGGTTGATCTGACGATTGATGACTTCAACCGAATGCAGGAAAAAGTGCCGCATATCGCCGATTTGAAACCGAGCGGAAAGTATGTAATGGAAGATTTGCACCGGGTTGGCGGTGTGCAGGCTGTTATGAAATTGCTGCTGAAAGAAGGCTATCTCCACGGGAACTGCATGACGGTTACCGGGAAAACCGTTGCAGAAAACTTGCAGGATGCACCTGACCTCACGGAAGGTCAGCAAGTCATCATGCCGATTGATAATCCGAAACGGAAAGACGGGCCATTGATTGTGCTGAAAGGCAATTTATCGCCTGCCGGTGCAGTTGCGAAAGTGTCCGGTGTCAAAGTAAAACGACATACAGGACCGGCGCGGGTATTCAATACGGAAAAAGAAGCGACTGCAGCCGTCATGGCCAATGAAATTAATGACGGAGATGTGCTCGTCATCCGTTATGTGGGACCGAAAGGCGGTCCGGGTATGCCGGAAATGTTGTCGATTTCAGCCATTTTGGTCGGTAAAGGAAAAGGTGAATCCGTCGCTCTCTTAACAGACGGCCGTTTTTCAGGAGGAACCCACGGGCTGGTGGTCGGACATATTGCGCCGGAAGCGCAGGCCGGCGGTCCGATTGCGCTGGTGCAGGAAGGCGATCAAGTGACCATTGACTCCGATAAACGGGAGATCTCCATGGACGTTTCAGATGCAGAACTCGAAGAACGCCGAAAAAACTGGACAGCTCCGCCGCTTTACCGAAAAGGTGTGCTTGGGAAATATGCACATAATGTTTCGTGTTCATCCAAAGGAGCGGTAACTGATTTCCTGGACCGATGA
- a CDS encoding TRAP transporter small permease — translation MDKLVDYMNIVIKYVLVILMAILVVAVFMQVIFRFVIEQPLAWTEELARYCLIWITFLGAAFAMATNSHIGVEFFVKLLTVPIRRIVYLLAVAASLAFFLLLVLEGYELAAGAMSQESPVLRIPMGIIYSVIPLSGCILIINLASRLPKDFKSGGTG, via the coding sequence ATGGATAAGCTGGTTGATTATATGAATATTGTCATTAAGTATGTATTAGTTATACTGATGGCTATACTGGTTGTGGCGGTATTTATGCAAGTGATATTCAGATTTGTGATCGAACAGCCATTGGCATGGACTGAAGAACTGGCGCGGTACTGCCTTATCTGGATTACATTTTTGGGAGCCGCTTTTGCGATGGCCACCAACTCCCATATCGGAGTGGAATTTTTTGTGAAGCTGCTCACGGTCCCGATTCGACGGATTGTGTATCTGCTTGCAGTCGCCGCGAGCCTTGCCTTTTTCCTGTTGCTCGTGCTGGAGGGCTATGAACTGGCAGCAGGGGCGATGTCCCAAGAATCTCCAGTACTTCGGATTCCAATGGGTATTATTTATAGTGTCATTCCACTTAGCGGCTGCATATTGATCATCAATTTGGCATCTCGGCTGCCGAAAGATTTTAAGAGCGGAGGTACTGGATAA
- a CDS encoding nicotinate phosphoribosyltransferase gives MNRKYEDDSLALHTDLYQINMAEAYWADGVHERRAVFELFFRKLPFGNGYAVFAGLERILDYLRNFRFSESDLAYLEEEVGFKKDFIAYLRQIRFTGDVYSVVEGEVVFQSEPLIRIEAPLAEAQLIETALLNIVNYQTLIATKGSRIKQITGDAQVMEFGTRRAQEMDAAIWGTRAAAIGGLDATSNVRAGKLFGIPLAGTHAHSLVQAYKDEYDAFHAYAKRHKNCVFLVDTYDTLKSGVPTAIRVAKELGDTINFIGIRLDSGDIAFLSKEARKMLDAAGFTEAKIIVSNDLDEYTILNLKAQGAQVDSWGIGTKLITAYDQPALGAVYKIVSIENDHGEMEDTIKISGNPEKVTTPGLKKVYRIIDRENGKSEGDYIAMHDEAPEQEDRLKMFHPVHTFVSKFVTNFEAVNIHRHVVKNGKVIYDSPDVQEMRAYSKQALDRLWDEYKRSLNPEEYPVDLSQRCWDNKMRNIQEVKEDIQTLARR, from the coding sequence ATGAACAGAAAGTACGAAGATGATAGTTTAGCGCTCCATACAGACCTGTATCAGATTAATATGGCGGAGGCTTACTGGGCGGATGGTGTGCATGAACGCCGGGCCGTATTTGAGCTTTTTTTCCGCAAATTGCCATTCGGCAATGGCTATGCCGTGTTCGCGGGGCTTGAACGAATACTGGATTACTTGCGGAACTTCCGGTTTTCTGAATCTGATCTTGCTTATTTGGAGGAAGAAGTCGGATTTAAAAAGGACTTTATCGCTTATTTGCGGCAGATCCGGTTTACAGGAGATGTCTATTCTGTTGTGGAAGGGGAAGTGGTATTCCAGTCGGAACCGCTCATCCGGATTGAAGCGCCGCTCGCTGAAGCGCAGCTTATTGAAACGGCTCTTTTGAACATCGTCAATTATCAGACGTTGATCGCTACTAAAGGCAGCCGCATTAAACAAATTACCGGGGACGCCCAAGTGATGGAATTTGGAACACGCCGGGCGCAGGAAATGGACGCGGCCATTTGGGGAACGCGCGCTGCTGCGATCGGCGGTCTTGACGCCACCAGTAATGTGCGGGCCGGAAAGCTGTTCGGCATCCCGCTTGCCGGTACACATGCTCATTCACTCGTGCAAGCGTACAAGGATGAGTACGATGCATTTCACGCATACGCAAAGCGCCATAAAAATTGCGTGTTCCTGGTTGATACATATGACACGCTGAAGTCAGGCGTTCCGACGGCCATCCGTGTTGCGAAGGAATTGGGAGACACCATTAATTTTATCGGAATCCGGCTGGACAGCGGAGACATTGCATTTTTATCAAAGGAAGCCCGGAAGATGCTGGACGCAGCCGGTTTTACGGAAGCGAAAATTATTGTCTCGAATGACTTGGACGAGTATACGATCCTGAACCTGAAAGCCCAGGGGGCACAAGTCGATTCGTGGGGGATTGGCACTAAACTGATCACAGCCTATGATCAGCCGGCACTCGGAGCCGTTTACAAGATCGTGTCGATTGAAAATGACCATGGCGAAATGGAAGATACGATTAAGATCTCAGGCAATCCGGAAAAAGTGACGACGCCCGGACTGAAAAAAGTTTATCGGATTATTGACAGGGAAAATGGTAAATCAGAAGGCGATTACATTGCGATGCATGACGAGGCGCCTGAACAGGAGGATCGGCTGAAAATGTTCCACCCGGTTCATACTTTCGTGTCAAAATTCGTGACGAATTTCGAGGCCGTCAATATTCACCGGCATGTCGTCAAGAACGGCAAAGTGATCTATGACAGCCCGGATGTTCAGGAAATGCGGGCGTATTCCAAGCAGGCGCTGGACCGTTTATGGGACGAATATAAGCGGTCACTCAACCCGGAAGAATACCCCGTCGACCTCAGTCAGAGGTGCTGGGACAATAAAATGCGGAATATCCAGGAAGTAAAAGAAGATATACAGACACTCGCAAGAAGATAA
- a CDS encoding FAD-binding oxidoreductase, whose amino-acid sequence MNYLEELKGILGPEQVSVNEAVLDRHSRDESYHEPVKPDAVVFPLNAEEVRRVMKVASKHGIPIVPFGLGTSLEGHVIPYSGGISVDFSLMNQVIEVLPEDFLVKVQPGVTRSQLNQELKKHGLFFSVDPGADATLGGMAATNASGTTSVRYGVMRDQVRDLEVVLADGSIIHTGSLAVKSSSGYNLNGLFVGSEGTLGCFTELTLQVYGIPEMIVAARASFETINQAVDAVVSILSAGIQIARIELVDGQSVAHVNAYSETDYSETPTLFLEFHGNEAGLDQDIEFAKEILTDHECQEFKFEKDVRARNLLWDARHNLAYAVMRASPGKKMMVTDVCLPISQLANGIKSAQEGMHELGFEGGIVGHVGDGNYHAILMIDVDDPDEVARAEKFNERIVAFALSRGGSCTGEHGVGVGKIKYQQQEHGDSLHVMKALKKALDPQNLLNPGKLLQAAERK is encoded by the coding sequence ATGAATTACTTGGAAGAACTGAAAGGTATACTGGGTCCGGAACAGGTGTCCGTGAATGAAGCCGTACTGGATCGTCACAGTAGAGATGAATCCTACCATGAGCCGGTAAAGCCGGATGCTGTCGTTTTTCCGCTGAATGCAGAAGAAGTAAGACGGGTGATGAAAGTCGCCTCGAAGCATGGGATTCCTATCGTTCCGTTTGGACTTGGCACGAGTCTTGAAGGTCATGTTATTCCCTACAGCGGTGGCATATCCGTCGATTTTTCACTGATGAATCAAGTGATTGAAGTATTGCCGGAAGATTTTCTGGTCAAAGTGCAGCCCGGTGTTACGCGCTCTCAGTTAAATCAGGAATTAAAGAAGCACGGCTTGTTTTTTTCCGTGGACCCTGGAGCGGATGCTACGCTTGGCGGAATGGCCGCAACCAATGCGAGCGGTACGACATCCGTCCGGTACGGTGTCATGCGCGACCAGGTCCGGGATCTGGAAGTGGTGCTGGCGGATGGCAGCATCATCCATACCGGAAGCCTGGCTGTAAAATCTTCATCCGGTTATAACTTGAATGGCCTGTTCGTCGGTTCGGAAGGCACATTGGGCTGTTTTACGGAATTGACGCTGCAGGTGTACGGCATTCCCGAAATGATTGTTGCGGCACGCGCGTCGTTCGAAACAATCAACCAGGCGGTGGACGCTGTTGTCAGCATTTTATCAGCCGGCATTCAAATTGCGCGGATTGAACTTGTGGACGGGCAGTCGGTTGCACATGTCAATGCATACAGTGAAACCGATTATTCGGAAACGCCTACTTTATTTTTAGAATTCCATGGAAATGAAGCAGGTCTTGATCAAGACATAGAATTCGCTAAAGAGATTCTGACTGACCATGAATGCCAGGAGTTCAAGTTTGAAAAAGACGTCCGTGCCCGGAATTTATTGTGGGATGCCCGGCACAACTTGGCTTATGCGGTCATGCGGGCCAGTCCTGGTAAAAAAATGATGGTTACAGACGTATGTCTTCCGATTTCACAACTTGCCAATGGCATAAAATCTGCGCAGGAAGGGATGCATGAACTCGGGTTTGAAGGAGGCATTGTCGGCCATGTGGGCGATGGAAATTACCATGCCATCCTCATGATCGACGTGGATGACCCGGATGAAGTGGCCCGGGCTGAGAAGTTTAATGAACGGATTGTGGCCTTTGCCCTGAGCCGGGGCGGATCGTGCACCGGTGAACACGGTGTGGGTGTAGGGAAGATCAAATACCAACAGCAGGAACACGGTGACTCACTGCATGTGATGAAAGCGCTGAAAAAGGCATTGGATCCGCAAAATTTACTGAATCCTGGTAAATTGCTACAGGCAGCAGAGAGAAAATAA